A section of the Vibrio vulnificus CMCP6 genome encodes:
- a CDS encoding ATP-binding protein yields MYLSKLEALIERYFCNPERQITLEAGAVVIVQQGYNDRLFFVLQGELEGYFSEHEEKQVRVFSASQGAFIGVHSFFSGTWTASSTVMAKSEVTLAWIDRSTPAVEVEEFGPLTTQFMPVIVNELSRRQRRATQEAVAKEKVLQRLHNAEQMTTLGQLAAGLAHELNNAIGVVSSKAERLETIILELLEELHPEANQFFDIGLLAGQNVPTSTARQNAKLLEQKYGLEKKQAKALAKAIPDGLVNPHWLNNPDQAIRYWGMGCDLHDLRLAAKHTVGIVKSVKQLGRADSDRISKVNIGDTINQAIALLQSELRRVEVRLRPSPVESIWASETELVQVWVNIIKNACDAMQNTLSPQLEIRVHQEGKRILVTIANNGSALDEATRRKIFQPNFTTKKGGLSFGLGLGLSIVKRIVTGLGGSIVVKSDDQATIFRIKLPTEGNHGETEPNMRG; encoded by the coding sequence ATGTATTTGAGCAAATTAGAAGCACTGATTGAGCGTTACTTCTGTAATCCAGAGCGTCAAATTACGTTGGAAGCGGGAGCGGTCGTCATTGTGCAGCAAGGCTACAACGACCGTCTGTTTTTCGTTCTTCAAGGTGAGCTGGAAGGTTACTTTTCTGAACATGAGGAGAAACAAGTACGCGTTTTTTCTGCCTCGCAAGGGGCATTTATTGGCGTGCACAGTTTCTTTTCTGGTACTTGGACAGCATCGTCGACGGTGATGGCCAAGAGCGAAGTAACACTGGCTTGGATTGATCGCAGCACGCCTGCCGTTGAAGTCGAAGAGTTTGGCCCGCTTACCACGCAATTTATGCCGGTGATAGTGAATGAGCTTTCGCGTCGTCAAAGGCGAGCAACGCAAGAGGCGGTGGCCAAAGAGAAGGTGTTACAGAGGTTACATAACGCCGAGCAAATGACCACATTAGGCCAACTTGCGGCGGGGTTGGCGCACGAGCTTAATAACGCCATTGGGGTGGTCAGTAGCAAAGCTGAAAGACTCGAAACCATTATTCTGGAACTGCTTGAAGAACTGCACCCAGAAGCGAACCAATTCTTCGATATTGGCTTGCTTGCGGGACAAAATGTGCCAACAAGCACGGCAAGACAAAATGCCAAGTTGTTGGAGCAGAAATATGGTTTGGAGAAAAAACAGGCCAAAGCGTTAGCGAAAGCGATACCTGATGGTTTGGTTAACCCACACTGGTTGAACAACCCAGATCAAGCCATTCGTTATTGGGGAATGGGGTGTGATTTACACGATCTGCGTTTGGCGGCCAAACACACGGTTGGTATTGTGAAATCGGTCAAACAGCTCGGTAGGGCGGATTCGGATCGCATTAGCAAAGTTAATATTGGCGACACCATTAATCAAGCCATCGCGCTTTTGCAAAGTGAGCTGCGCCGTGTCGAAGTGCGTCTTCGTCCATCTCCTGTCGAATCGATTTGGGCTTCGGAGACCGAATTGGTGCAAGTTTGGGTCAATATCATCAAGAACGCCTGTGACGCGATGCAAAACACGCTATCGCCGCAGTTGGAGATACGTGTTCATCAAGAAGGCAAGCGCATTTTGGTCACGATCGCCAACAATGGCTCTGCCTTAGATGAGGCAACAAGACGCAAAATTTTTCAGCCTAACTTCACCACCAAAAAAGGCGGGCTGTCATTTGGACTGGGTTTAGGGTTATCGATTGTGAAGCGAATTGTCACCGGCCTAGGAGGCTCGATTGTGGTGAAAAGCGATGACCAAGCCACTATTTTTAGAATCAAATTGCCAACAGAGGGAAATCATGGAGAAACTGAACCTAATATGCGTGGATGA
- a CDS encoding EAL domain-containing protein has protein sequence MTDDVSIAESILPDFEHLMESRFMHIFDVFSEGLFHMDEQGVMSFYNKQFYQQFGIESGIIALDTWFELVHPLDRSKLSARVDDHLMCEDLRVTSEYRVRKPNGHYVWIEGTAVTRKTDSGIYLIGSHKDISERKLMESYIHQVAFHDNASGMANRSRLLLDIEESFQASSLPYALIYIQIEDIKSYLSHYGSEILNHVVQSMLTAVSHLPGQVARLYRVRDDDFAVLLEGNFTEQQLLNICSTIKQRYHDTVVEQGQLLGTGISMGLIPRIENTHEGEELLRKAARTGQYASKKKANKIALYSARTQQIVDRYFFIEQGLQSAIESQSLNVKFQPIVCAKHLEVKSFETLVRWRSKEFGEIYPDEFITVAENKGLIIDLGYFVFRKACEFIQRYNQANNKNIRVNVNVSVLQLLNSNFPQRIHEMASEYGISPNSIVLELTETIILDNNAAAIEQLNQLSKLGFHLSLDDFGAGYSSLNSFFDLPMKQIKIDKSMAWRSLKNPDLTAYLSFLIQLCRNNRIDVVIEGIEDAEMYQTFRNMGVSYLQGYWFSKPLSLASASRFTLSTIDKS, from the coding sequence ATGACAGACGACGTATCTATTGCAGAATCAATCCTGCCAGACTTTGAGCACCTTATGGAAAGTCGCTTTATGCACATCTTTGATGTGTTCAGCGAGGGGCTATTTCATATGGATGAACAAGGCGTGATGTCGTTCTATAACAAACAGTTTTACCAGCAGTTTGGCATTGAGAGCGGCATCATCGCGTTAGATACTTGGTTCGAATTGGTGCACCCGCTAGATCGCTCCAAACTCTCTGCCCGAGTTGATGACCATTTAATGTGTGAAGATTTACGTGTTACTAGCGAGTACCGTGTACGCAAACCTAATGGTCACTACGTCTGGATTGAAGGAACGGCGGTCACACGTAAGACTGACTCCGGTATTTATTTGATCGGCAGCCACAAAGATATTTCTGAGCGTAAGCTGATGGAGAGTTACATCCATCAAGTGGCTTTCCATGACAATGCATCTGGTATGGCCAATCGCAGTCGCCTTTTGCTCGACATCGAGGAATCTTTTCAAGCCTCTTCCCTGCCCTACGCCTTGATTTACATTCAGATTGAAGACATCAAATCGTATTTGAGCCATTACGGCAGCGAAATCCTCAACCATGTCGTGCAAAGCATGCTTACTGCCGTCAGCCATCTGCCTGGCCAAGTTGCAAGACTTTATCGAGTCCGAGATGATGATTTCGCCGTGTTGTTAGAAGGTAACTTCACTGAACAACAGCTGCTGAACATCTGTTCGACCATAAAACAACGCTATCACGATACGGTTGTGGAGCAAGGGCAATTGCTGGGCACGGGGATCAGCATGGGCCTGATTCCTCGCATCGAAAATACCCACGAAGGCGAAGAGCTACTAAGAAAAGCAGCTCGTACTGGGCAATATGCCAGCAAGAAAAAAGCAAACAAAATTGCGCTCTACAGTGCTCGCACGCAGCAAATCGTAGACCGTTATTTCTTTATTGAGCAAGGATTACAAAGTGCAATTGAATCCCAATCGCTGAATGTTAAGTTCCAACCGATTGTTTGTGCCAAACACCTAGAAGTAAAAAGCTTTGAAACACTAGTACGTTGGCGCAGCAAAGAGTTTGGTGAAATCTATCCCGATGAATTTATTACTGTCGCAGAAAATAAGGGGCTTATTATTGATCTTGGCTATTTTGTTTTCCGCAAGGCATGCGAATTTATTCAAAGATACAACCAAGCCAATAATAAAAATATTCGAGTCAATGTAAACGTCTCGGTATTACAACTGCTCAATAGTAATTTCCCTCAACGCATTCATGAAATGGCCAGTGAATATGGCATCTCACCCAACTCTATCGTTTTAGAGCTTACGGAAACCATTATATTAGACAATAACGCCGCAGCGATTGAGCAACTGAATCAGCTGTCTAAATTGGGTTTTCACCTTTCATTGGATGATTTTGGTGCGGGTTATAGCTCACTCAACTCCTTCTTTGATTTGCCCATGAAACAGATCAAAATCGATAAATCGATGGCTTGGCGCAGCCTCAAAAACCCAGATTTGACTGCCTATCTCTCTTTTCTGATCCAGCTTTGCCGCAACAATCGGATCGATGTTGTCATCGAAGGGATCGAAGATGCCGAAATGTACCAAACGTTCAGAAATATGGGCGTGAGTTACCTACAAGGCTATTGGTTTTCCAAGCCCTTGAGTCTCGCCTCTGCGAGTCGCTTTACCTTATCAACCATTGATAAATCATAA
- a CDS encoding response regulator: MEKLNLICVDDQREVLNAVVQDLDGLADWLNIEECESGHEALELIDELDADGEFIAVVISDHVMPGMTGVELLRTLHTDARFFKTRKVLLTGQATHSDTIEAINSAGIVRYFEKPWKKQELVQCIRELVTDFIFDQGLDYQIWHDELDQAGVLKHLHP; the protein is encoded by the coding sequence ATGGAGAAACTGAACCTAATATGCGTGGATGATCAGCGCGAAGTGCTTAATGCGGTGGTGCAGGATCTAGACGGTTTAGCTGACTGGCTAAATATTGAAGAGTGCGAATCTGGTCATGAAGCGTTGGAGCTGATCGATGAGCTCGATGCGGATGGCGAGTTTATCGCTGTGGTGATTTCAGACCATGTGATGCCGGGAATGACCGGTGTCGAGCTTTTGCGAACGCTGCACACGGATGCTCGATTCTTCAAAACACGCAAGGTATTGCTCACAGGGCAAGCCACGCATAGCGATACCATCGAAGCGATCAATTCCGCTGGTATTGTGCGCTATTTCGAAAAACCTTGGAAAAAACAAGAACTCGTACAGTGCATTCGTGAATTGGTGACCGATTTTATTTTCGATCAGGGACTGGACTACCAGATTTGGCATGATGAACTGGATCAAGCGGGCGTGCTGAAACATCTGCATCCTTGA
- a CDS encoding HD-GYP domain-containing protein, with translation MQYDPEKSIKVDISNLTIGMFVTAIENSERVNLANAGRVQSEKAITRLFESGVKFVWVDAGLSAKNCVIKPAPKVDNTESQVVTESHSPTPRKQPKSRASNQKKAKKLIAEAKGLAQKLLNQTFEGKVILVDEIEDWAEDMIEAALVDSDALQCVSALRQKDTYLLEHSVNVACLLVTFGKHLGLERETLKQMAIGGIIHDIGKIKVNDEVLHKPARLTPEEFEHMKLHQVFAEEIIVHVEGLSDVSRDVCLMHHEKLDGNGYPKGLKGDEIPLHGRMSCIVDIYDALTADRCYKQGMSSAEAFKIILGLTPFHLDPDLVYKFINCIGVYPVGSIVELNDGRVGIVWTSNPTQPLKPEVKCFYSRKYKRFVDVAMVDLKHSSLKIEKAVAPSSLEVDAKPFYD, from the coding sequence ATGCAGTATGACCCTGAAAAATCAATAAAAGTAGATATTTCAAACTTAACGATTGGCATGTTTGTCACCGCGATTGAAAATAGTGAGCGGGTTAATTTGGCGAATGCAGGGCGTGTTCAGTCAGAAAAAGCGATTACCCGCTTATTTGAAAGTGGGGTGAAGTTTGTGTGGGTAGACGCAGGCTTATCGGCTAAAAATTGTGTGATTAAACCAGCGCCAAAGGTTGATAACACTGAATCGCAAGTCGTGACAGAATCCCATTCACCAACGCCACGTAAGCAGCCAAAGAGTCGCGCCTCTAATCAAAAGAAAGCCAAAAAGCTGATTGCAGAAGCCAAAGGCCTTGCTCAAAAGCTCCTTAACCAAACCTTTGAAGGCAAAGTGATTCTGGTTGATGAGATTGAGGACTGGGCTGAGGATATGATTGAAGCTGCATTGGTGGATTCAGATGCCTTGCAGTGTGTTTCTGCCTTGCGCCAAAAGGACACCTATTTGCTGGAACACTCGGTGAATGTCGCCTGTTTGTTAGTGACCTTTGGCAAACATTTGGGCTTGGAGCGTGAAACGCTCAAACAGATGGCGATAGGTGGGATCATTCACGATATCGGCAAGATCAAAGTAAACGATGAAGTGCTGCATAAACCAGCGCGACTAACGCCTGAAGAGTTTGAACACATGAAGCTCCATCAGGTGTTTGCCGAAGAGATCATTGTGCATGTTGAAGGGCTAAGCGATGTGAGCCGTGATGTCTGTTTAATGCACCATGAAAAGCTTGATGGAAATGGTTACCCAAAAGGGTTAAAAGGGGATGAAATACCACTCCATGGTCGTATGAGTTGTATCGTTGATATCTATGATGCGCTCACGGCAGACCGATGCTACAAGCAAGGAATGAGTTCTGCCGAAGCCTTTAAAATCATACTCGGCTTAACCCCATTTCACTTAGATCCTGATCTGGTTTACAAATTCATCAACTGCATTGGCGTCTACCCAGTGGGGTCTATTGTCGAATTGAACGATGGTCGAGTCGGAATCGTCTGGACCTCTAACCCGACTCAGCCTTTGAAGCCGGAAGTAAAGTGTTTCTACTCACGTAAATACAAACGTTTTGTCGATGTGGCGATGGTAGATTTAAAACACAGTTCGCTAAAAATTGAAAAAGCGGTGGCGCCCTCAAGCTTGGAAGTGGACGCCAAACCTTTCTACGATTAA
- a CDS encoding bifunctional diguanylate cyclase/phosphodiesterase, with amino-acid sequence MSRFRLLHLTLRSRTALYFGLGLTGVILSTLFITRTFFLYSLDELENLEVSRANKQAQAVIEMMISLQEDRSYDWAYWDETYQLFTEGDIAGYRDRNLYQESLDTLSLDMMAFVSLKGEVVESLVRDQGDSAYNPLVSQIVANDSVKSHFTKMNSMLDLYRESEAGLLLIDEQLWVISLTPVRDSEGVSASSGWLIWGQNLSERFPGNFDAILTADNKLLGLSQLQLPSESVQLSENTWVHRDKETVVEWSSVYGMSGEQVAYLQTTELRVHYLKGHRLFLYLIGIVVLVAGLIALATFMLFKKRVSTRFADFEQSVMQLFSKYQLDDLSNRRTDELERITQLVEVLAENTSLTQDKLQDTLQKFDALYQHRSMGMLLVVDKEIIDINQAALELLGYQKGDLVHQELNVLCKVDENQPECKVDQMYQALSNGVTQFEATMLTREGQEIECLIDVNLIHHENQQALMLSVSDMSEQKKQARMIKDLVGRDPVSGLYNRPAILARLDDLIQHQPNQFSFLYISIDRLKQVSEVYGHLIFDDTINYIAAVFGAELRPFEVGRISEFEFIAIIEDVEQCDDAIQCATHFMDVLSRKTHILGIELDLSCQIAIADPEITHHSLGYLLQSGSFAVQRFQHKAVTEVIQIGADVAKRAQSALVISRDISQAIRDKAIIAHYQPIVDTESGKVNGFEALARWIHPELGFVPPDVFIELAEQHQLIVELGESILRQACQFISTLNRTRADNGLNPLTVHVNLSAMHFYHARLPDALRHVMDEFDIAPGQLVIEITESTLLGIESETLERTKEIKSLGIQLALDDFGTGYSSFSTLCSFPLDIVKLDKSYIDQLENNDRARTLIRSIASMAKELGLTTVAEGVETASQLRKLKIWHVDEIQGYYFYRPMPESEALKAFDRQ; translated from the coding sequence ATGTCTCGATTTCGTTTGTTGCACTTAACATTACGCAGCCGCACTGCGCTCTATTTTGGCTTAGGATTGACTGGTGTCATCTTGAGCACGCTTTTTATTACCCGAACGTTTTTCCTTTACAGTCTCGATGAGCTGGAAAATCTTGAAGTCAGCCGCGCCAATAAACAAGCTCAGGCCGTCATCGAAATGATGATCAGCCTGCAAGAAGATCGCTCCTACGATTGGGCGTATTGGGATGAAACGTATCAACTGTTCACGGAAGGGGATATTGCTGGTTACCGTGATCGCAACTTATATCAAGAAAGTTTAGACACGCTTAGCCTCGATATGATGGCGTTTGTTTCCTTAAAAGGTGAGGTGGTTGAATCGCTCGTCCGCGACCAAGGTGACAGTGCTTATAACCCGCTGGTGAGCCAAATAGTGGCGAATGACAGCGTTAAGTCACACTTTACGAAAATGAACAGCATGCTTGATCTTTATCGTGAAAGTGAAGCGGGTTTGCTGTTGATTGATGAGCAATTGTGGGTGATTAGTTTAACGCCAGTACGCGACAGTGAAGGAGTGTCTGCCTCCAGTGGGTGGTTGATTTGGGGGCAAAATCTGAGCGAACGTTTTCCTGGTAACTTCGATGCAATCCTAACTGCAGACAACAAATTGTTGGGCTTGAGTCAGTTACAACTGCCGAGCGAGAGCGTGCAGCTGTCTGAAAATACATGGGTCCATCGTGATAAAGAGACGGTGGTTGAGTGGTCTTCGGTCTATGGCATGTCAGGTGAACAGGTGGCTTATTTGCAAACCACGGAGCTGCGTGTTCACTATTTGAAAGGGCATCGGCTCTTTTTGTACCTTATTGGCATTGTGGTGTTGGTTGCGGGCTTGATCGCCTTAGCGACATTTATGCTGTTTAAAAAACGTGTCTCCACTCGATTTGCCGATTTTGAACAAAGTGTCATGCAGTTGTTCTCGAAATATCAGTTGGATGATCTCTCTAATCGACGCACGGATGAACTTGAACGCATTACTCAATTAGTCGAAGTGCTGGCCGAGAATACCTCCTTAACGCAAGATAAGTTGCAGGACACACTGCAAAAATTTGACGCACTCTATCAACATCGCTCAATGGGCATGTTGTTAGTGGTGGACAAAGAAATCATCGACATCAATCAGGCGGCCTTAGAATTACTCGGTTATCAGAAAGGTGATTTAGTACACCAAGAGCTCAACGTGTTGTGTAAAGTGGACGAGAATCAACCTGAGTGCAAGGTCGATCAAATGTACCAAGCGTTGTCAAATGGGGTCACACAGTTTGAAGCCACGATGCTCACTCGAGAAGGGCAAGAAATTGAATGTTTGATTGATGTGAATCTCATTCATCATGAAAACCAACAAGCACTCATGCTTTCTGTTAGTGACATGAGTGAACAGAAGAAACAAGCGCGAATGATCAAAGATTTGGTTGGTCGAGACCCAGTGTCAGGTTTGTATAATCGCCCGGCTATCCTTGCGCGTTTGGATGACCTTATCCAACATCAGCCTAACCAATTCTCCTTCCTTTATATTTCCATCGACAGATTGAAACAGGTGTCAGAAGTGTATGGTCATCTCATTTTTGATGACACGATTAACTATATTGCTGCGGTGTTTGGGGCGGAGTTAAGGCCGTTTGAAGTGGGCCGGATTAGTGAATTTGAATTTATCGCCATAATTGAAGACGTTGAACAGTGTGATGATGCGATCCAGTGTGCGACTCATTTTATGGATGTACTTTCGCGTAAAACACACATCTTAGGCATCGAGTTGGACTTGAGCTGTCAGATTGCCATCGCCGATCCTGAAATCACCCACCACTCGCTTGGCTATTTGTTGCAATCGGGCTCTTTTGCGGTGCAGAGATTCCAGCACAAAGCGGTGACAGAGGTGATACAAATTGGCGCGGATGTAGCGAAGCGGGCGCAAAGTGCTCTGGTGATCAGCCGAGATATTTCTCAGGCTATTCGAGACAAAGCGATCATTGCTCACTATCAACCGATAGTGGATACAGAAAGTGGCAAGGTCAATGGCTTTGAAGCCTTAGCACGCTGGATTCACCCAGAGCTGGGGTTTGTTCCGCCAGATGTGTTTATTGAGCTCGCAGAGCAGCACCAATTGATCGTAGAGCTTGGCGAGTCCATTCTTCGTCAGGCGTGCCAATTTATATCCACGCTTAATCGCACTCGAGCGGACAACGGATTGAACCCTTTAACGGTGCATGTCAATTTGAGTGCGATGCACTTTTACCACGCGCGCTTGCCAGACGCACTACGTCATGTCATGGACGAGTTTGACATTGCTCCGGGTCAGTTGGTGATTGAGATTACAGAAAGCACGTTACTTGGCATTGAGTCAGAGACGTTGGAGCGAACCAAAGAGATCAAGTCACTTGGAATTCAACTGGCATTGGATGATTTCGGCACGGGCTATTCCTCTTTTAGTACGCTTTGTTCCTTCCCACTCGACATCGTGAAACTGGATAAATCGTACATCGATCAGTTGGAGAACAACGATAGAGCGAGAACACTCATTCGCAGTATCGCGTCCATGGCAAAAGAGCTCGGTTTAACCACCGTAGCCGAAGGCGTGGAAACCGCCAGCCAATTACGTAAACTCAAAATTTGGCACGTAGACGAAATCCAAGGCTACTATTTTTATAGGCCCATGCCGGAATCGGAGGCGCTGAAGGCGTTTGATCGACAGTAA
- a CDS encoding GGDEF domain-containing protein: protein MVLYQSKLSPSTATIELRSLLIMIVVIFVFNTPQNLIKRDKIENVRLQLSASLESLNTRKELIQSYLSLADSQIAQRYFSDSTDFIDLVQNLIQHQKIIRRIRIIDKNPTEQETYSKRIISFNRFYQNDLNRRQRQTILDIENALFVEFSPIYQHNRLMGYLTVEVDLIHFTPLFRDNMLHVDLDGFVYSSSYADITAFTYLKHREQTLLQELNRTHKTSGVLDFQGKTFVYQNVGQLNGKTSYLVKVIANEELIPKYFYLIPLLLAITVGACYYLYKLNKAQKKLKEISYLDPLSGLNNRHFLAEVVKQQLPLEHYYAVMLDIDHFKSVNDRYGHDIGDQVIRRVAKVVKSRIRVSDYAFRIGGEEFLLLVKTPSSNEARQVCERIRQDVENMTQAPHVTVSIGFTALQTQLDETIRMADSHLYEAKRNGRNRVCPNA from the coding sequence ATGGTCCTCTATCAATCAAAATTGTCGCCATCAACAGCAACCATAGAATTACGCAGCTTACTGATTATGATTGTGGTTATTTTTGTTTTTAATACACCACAAAACCTGATTAAAAGGGACAAAATAGAGAACGTACGATTACAACTGAGTGCATCATTAGAATCTTTAAATACACGAAAGGAGTTAATACAAAGCTATCTTTCTTTAGCAGACAGTCAAATTGCTCAGCGTTATTTTTCTGACTCAACCGACTTTATTGATCTGGTCCAAAACTTAATTCAGCATCAAAAAATCATTCGCCGAATTCGGATTATCGATAAAAACCCAACTGAGCAAGAGACCTATTCTAAGCGTATTATCAGTTTCAATCGCTTTTACCAAAATGACTTAAACCGCCGCCAGAGACAGACTATTTTGGATATCGAAAATGCTCTGTTTGTCGAGTTCTCACCCATTTATCAACATAACCGTTTAATGGGCTATTTGACTGTTGAAGTCGACCTGATTCACTTTACCCCTTTGTTTCGCGACAACATGCTCCATGTTGATCTTGATGGTTTTGTCTATTCCAGTTCGTATGCTGATATCACCGCCTTTACTTACCTCAAACATCGCGAGCAAACCTTACTTCAAGAGCTGAATCGTACTCACAAAACATCCGGCGTATTGGACTTTCAAGGAAAAACCTTCGTTTATCAAAACGTAGGGCAACTCAATGGCAAAACGAGTTATTTGGTCAAAGTCATTGCCAACGAAGAACTCATCCCTAAATATTTCTACTTAATTCCACTGCTGCTTGCCATCACGGTAGGCGCTTGTTATTACCTGTACAAGCTGAATAAGGCACAAAAGAAACTAAAAGAAATCAGCTATTTAGACCCACTATCAGGATTAAACAATCGACACTTTCTTGCTGAAGTCGTAAAACAACAGCTTCCGCTTGAACATTATTATGCCGTTATGCTTGATATTGACCACTTTAAGAGTGTCAACGACCGATATGGGCATGACATCGGCGATCAGGTCATTCGCCGTGTGGCAAAGGTGGTGAAAAGTCGTATCCGCGTCAGTGATTACGCCTTTCGTATTGGTGGTGAAGAATTTCTGTTGCTGGTCAAAACCCCTTCGTCCAATGAAGCACGGCAGGTTTGTGAACGCATTCGCCAAGATGTTGAGAACATGACTCAAGCGCCGCACGTCACGGTATCCATTGGCTTTACTGCTTTACAGACACAGCTCGACGAGACCATTCGCATGGCCGATTCACATCTGTATGAGGCTAAGCGCAACGGGCGAAATCGTGTTTGCCCTAACGCTTAG
- a CDS encoding AEC family transporter: MLIKVINILFPVFALAGVGFLVGHYLKPDFKPINRINIDVFLPALVFSSLTTMPLDTQQLPLIWASLVAVLLPGLLMIPICKLAGLSFKTWAPPHMFRNSGNLAIPLFAYAFGDAAQSSAVLLFVMSSCIHISLGIALLSRGGSLLQMVKMPVFIAASVAVFFNLNHVAVWSPLIEATSLLGQAAVPVMLLSLGAQMTHLKWSGLSVGLYSTLQSIATGAIAFAVIYFFIPLPPLQMKMMVLFTMLPAAVMNYLFAERFHIEPEKVASIVLFGNFFSILTLPVLLGFALSLT; encoded by the coding sequence ATGCTCATCAAAGTTATTAACATTTTATTCCCCGTTTTTGCCTTAGCTGGCGTCGGCTTTTTGGTTGGGCATTATTTGAAACCTGACTTTAAGCCGATTAACCGCATCAATATTGACGTTTTCCTACCTGCTTTGGTGTTTTCATCTCTCACCACCATGCCGCTAGACACCCAGCAGCTCCCTTTGATATGGGCATCGCTTGTGGCGGTATTGCTGCCGGGGCTACTGATGATACCCATTTGCAAACTGGCTGGGCTCTCTTTTAAGACCTGGGCACCGCCGCATATGTTTCGCAACAGTGGCAATCTTGCCATTCCTCTCTTTGCCTACGCATTTGGCGACGCGGCACAGTCAAGCGCCGTACTGCTTTTCGTTATGTCATCTTGCATTCACATTAGCTTAGGCATTGCGCTGTTGAGCCGAGGCGGATCACTCTTACAAATGGTCAAAATGCCTGTGTTTATTGCCGCGTCTGTGGCTGTGTTTTTTAATCTCAACCATGTTGCCGTTTGGTCACCGCTGATTGAAGCCACCTCCTTGCTAGGTCAAGCCGCAGTGCCAGTCATGCTCCTTTCTCTTGGGGCACAAATGACCCATTTGAAATGGTCCGGCCTCAGCGTTGGGCTCTACTCAACGCTCCAATCTATCGCAACAGGAGCGATAGCATTTGCGGTGATTTACTTCTTTATCCCCCTTCCCCCGCTGCAAATGAAAATGATGGTCCTGTTCACCATGTTGCCAGCGGCGGTGATGAATTATCTTTTTGCCGAACGTTTTCATATCGAACCCGAGAAAGTGGCCTCAATTGTATTATTCGGCAATTTTTTCAGCATCTTAACCCTACCTGTGTTGCTTGGATTTGCCCTCTCTTTAACGTGA